Proteins encoded within one genomic window of Oryza glaberrima chromosome 12, OglaRS2, whole genome shotgun sequence:
- the LOC127758078 gene encoding cullin-1-like isoform X1, with amino-acid sequence MVQVLPSMRQINGETLLKGLVARWRNHKKIVISETRFFFYLDRYYISQKSLVPLEQLNLCSFRDQVYSELKDKITRTVVDMINDERDDKVIDRDLLKDVLDVYVQIGLGMECYEVDFENAFRESTRNYYSNKAQTLILECNGADSPEYMLKAVECLQAELERVSHYLHSSTEPKLMQDLQSELMITPVETHTEEAD; translated from the exons ATGGTGCAGGTGTTGCCGTCAATGAGACAGATAAATGGCGAGACTCTATTGAAAGGGTTGGTTGCCAGGTGGCGGAACCACAAGAAAATTGTCATAAGTGAGACGAGGTTCTTCTTCTACCTCGACCGTTACTACATCTCACAGAAGTCACTTGTCCCACTTGAACAACTGAACTTATGTTCTTTTCGTGATCAG GTATACAGTGAGCTCAAAGATAAAATAACAAGGACTGTGGTTGACATG ATTAATGATGAGAGGGATGACAAGGTTATAGACCGTGATCTTTTGAAGGATGTCCTTGATGTGTATGTCCAGATTGGGCTTGGCATGGAGTGTTAcgaagttgattttgaaaatgCGTTTCGCGAGAGCACAAGAAATTACTACTCAAACAAAGCCCAAACTTTGATTTTGGAGTGCAATGGCGCTGATTCTCCTGAGTACATGCTTAAG GCTGTGGAATGCTTGCAAGCCGAGCTGGAACGAGTGTCACATTACTTGCATTCTTCAACTGAACCAAAGTTGATGCAG GATTTGCAATCAGAGTTGATGATTACGCCCGTGGAGACGCACACTGAAGAAGCTGATTAA
- the LOC127758078 gene encoding cullin-1-like isoform X2 has protein sequence MVLPSMRQINGETLLKGLVARWRNHKKIVISETRFFFYLDRYYISQKSLVPLEQLNLCSFRDQVYSELKDKITRTVVDMINDERDDKVIDRDLLKDVLDVYVQIGLGMECYEVDFENAFRESTRNYYSNKAQTLILECNGADSPEYMLKAVECLQAELERVSHYLHSSTEPKLMQDLQSELMITPVETHTEEAD, from the exons ATG GTGTTGCCGTCAATGAGACAGATAAATGGCGAGACTCTATTGAAAGGGTTGGTTGCCAGGTGGCGGAACCACAAGAAAATTGTCATAAGTGAGACGAGGTTCTTCTTCTACCTCGACCGTTACTACATCTCACAGAAGTCACTTGTCCCACTTGAACAACTGAACTTATGTTCTTTTCGTGATCAG GTATACAGTGAGCTCAAAGATAAAATAACAAGGACTGTGGTTGACATG ATTAATGATGAGAGGGATGACAAGGTTATAGACCGTGATCTTTTGAAGGATGTCCTTGATGTGTATGTCCAGATTGGGCTTGGCATGGAGTGTTAcgaagttgattttgaaaatgCGTTTCGCGAGAGCACAAGAAATTACTACTCAAACAAAGCCCAAACTTTGATTTTGGAGTGCAATGGCGCTGATTCTCCTGAGTACATGCTTAAG GCTGTGGAATGCTTGCAAGCCGAGCTGGAACGAGTGTCACATTACTTGCATTCTTCAACTGAACCAAAGTTGATGCAG GATTTGCAATCAGAGTTGATGATTACGCCCGTGGAGACGCACACTGAAGAAGCTGATTAA
- the LOC127757414 gene encoding uncharacterized protein LOC127757414, producing the protein MFAPVPASAEGNVGTFIFRCLHKREQKNACIFEPCSSFYPSLSPLLRKESSSQNFFKLPWSSAYLSPQATGRRILAPPDSSRADRIENPTGLTGTEVDLEGYTEASEGHVPQGLGWTCGRGFGQVDMIRNGGTRESSDRLALLRPNDQFFPEEAQEGEEFYGADEFLF; encoded by the exons ATGTTCGCTCCTGTCCCGGCGTCTGCGGAAGGAAATGTTGGAACATTCATATTTCGTTGCTTACATAAGAGAGAacaaaaaaatgcatgcatttTCGAG CCATGCTCATCCTTTtacccctctctttctcctttACTCAGAAAGGAATCGAGTTCccaaaatttcttcaaactgCCGTGGTCGTCGGCCTATCTGTCGCCGCAGGCCACCGGTCGTCGTATCCTCGCGCCACCAGACTCTTCCAGAGCCG ATCGTATTGAAAATCCCACAGGGCTCACAGGAACTGAAGTGGACCTAGAAGGCTACACTGAAGCTTCAGAAGGCCACGTTCCACAAG GTTTGGGGTGGACATGTGGAAGGGGCTTCGGCCAGGTTGACATGATCCGCAACGGTGGAACCCGTGAAAGCAGCGACCGTCTAGCCTTGCTTAGGCCCA ACGATCAGTTCTTCCCTGAGGAGGCGCAGGAAGGGGAAGAATTCTATGGTGCTGACGAGTTCTTGTTCTAG
- the LOC127756438 gene encoding adenylate kinase 3 isoform X2, whose product MAASLEDVPSMELMTELLRRMKCSSKPDKRVILVGPPGCGKGTQSPLIKDEFCLCHLATGDMLRAAVAAKTPLGIKAKEAMDKGELVSDDLVVGIIDEAMKKTSCQKGFILDGFPRTVVQAQKLDEMLAKQGTKIDKVLNFAIDDAILEERITGRWIHPSSGRSYHTKFAPPKTPGLDDVTGEPLIQRKDDTAAVLKSRLEAFHVQTKPVIDYYTKKGIVANLHAEKPPKEVTVEVQKALS is encoded by the exons atggcggcgagcCTGGAGGACGTGCCGTCGATGGAGCTGATGACGGAGCTGCTCCGCCGCATGAAGTGCAGCTCCAAGCCCGACAAGCGCGTCATCCTCGTCG GTCCACCTGGCTGCGGAAAGGGAACACAGTCACCGCTGATTAAGGATGAATTTTGCTTGTGCCATTTAGCCACTGGTGATATGTTGAGGGCTGCAGTGGCTGCTAAAACTCCACTTGGGATTAAGGCTAAAGAAGCTATGGACAAG GGAGAGCTTGTTTCTGATGACTTGGTTGTTGGGATTATTGATGAAGCCATGAAGAAAACTTCATGCCAGAAAGGTTTTATCCTTGATGGTTTCCCTAGAACTGTTGTTCAAGCACAGAAG CTTGACGAAATGTTGGCCAAACAAGGTACTAAGATTGACAAGGTTCTAAATTTTGCAATTGATGATGCAATACTGGAAGAACGAATTACCGGTCGTTGGATCCACCCATCAAGTGGTAGATCTTACCATACAAAATTTGCTCCTCCTAAGACTCCTGGACTTGACGAT GTTACTGGAGAACCCTTAATTCAAAGGAAAGATGACACAGCTGCAGTATTGAAGTCAAGGCTTGAAGCCTTCCACGTACAAACTAAGCCT GTGATTGACTACTACACCAAGAAGGGCATAGTCGCAAATCTGCATGCCGAAAAACCACCAAAGGAAGTGACTGTTGAGGTCCAGAAAGCCCTATCATAA
- the LOC127756438 gene encoding adenylate kinase 3 isoform X1, translating into MAASLEDVPSMELMTELLRRMKCSSKPDKRVILVGPPGCGKGTQSPLIKDEFCLCHLATGDMLRAAVAAKTPLGIKAKEAMDKGELVSDDLVVGIIDEAMKKTSCQKGFILDGFPRTVVQAQKLDEMLAKQGTKIDKVLNFAIDDAILEERITGRWIHPSSGRSYHTKFAPPKTPGLDDVSHTRLLALACICQVTGEPLIQRKDDTAAVLKSRLEAFHVQTKPVIDYYTKKGIVANLHAEKPPKEVTVEVQKALS; encoded by the exons atggcggcgagcCTGGAGGACGTGCCGTCGATGGAGCTGATGACGGAGCTGCTCCGCCGCATGAAGTGCAGCTCCAAGCCCGACAAGCGCGTCATCCTCGTCG GTCCACCTGGCTGCGGAAAGGGAACACAGTCACCGCTGATTAAGGATGAATTTTGCTTGTGCCATTTAGCCACTGGTGATATGTTGAGGGCTGCAGTGGCTGCTAAAACTCCACTTGGGATTAAGGCTAAAGAAGCTATGGACAAG GGAGAGCTTGTTTCTGATGACTTGGTTGTTGGGATTATTGATGAAGCCATGAAGAAAACTTCATGCCAGAAAGGTTTTATCCTTGATGGTTTCCCTAGAACTGTTGTTCAAGCACAGAAG CTTGACGAAATGTTGGCCAAACAAGGTACTAAGATTGACAAGGTTCTAAATTTTGCAATTGATGATGCAATACTGGAAGAACGAATTACCGGTCGTTGGATCCACCCATCAAGTGGTAGATCTTACCATACAAAATTTGCTCCTCCTAAGACTCCTGGACTTGACGATGTAAGTCATACCAGATTACTTGCTCTCGCTTGCATTTGTCAG GTTACTGGAGAACCCTTAATTCAAAGGAAAGATGACACAGCTGCAGTATTGAAGTCAAGGCTTGAAGCCTTCCACGTACAAACTAAGCCT GTGATTGACTACTACACCAAGAAGGGCATAGTCGCAAATCTGCATGCCGAAAAACCACCAAAGGAAGTGACTGTTGAGGTCCAGAAAGCCCTATCATAA